A genomic region of Anopheles coustani chromosome 3, idAnoCousDA_361_x.2, whole genome shotgun sequence contains the following coding sequences:
- the LOC131271870 gene encoding protein obstructor-E-like, producing the protein MSFGAKPVSDGMSEKVGLASAQRQDQEDPCKTKSKVVGDVTYCDRYWECINNQPELYDCPNGLVFAGKHRGVTEGCDYPWRSNYCEGKQLANGPISTEHCDWLYGIFGHETSCTRYWTCWNGTATEQLCIGGLLYNENAHSCDWPENVDGCQKHPLCNDDANGNVPLGKSCNRYWQCQGGYPRLQRCPAMLVFDRRSLRCVVPPTEDCDVPTTPLPEYEPEQPQGKGNPNAIHQSSGTGGLQGGKLQSGGRNKN; encoded by the exons ATGTCTTTTGGTGCGAAACCGGTGAGCGATGGCATGAGCGAAAAGGTTG gttTGGCTAGTGCACAACGACAGGATCAGGAGGACCCGTGCAAAACCAAATCGAAGGTTGTCGGTGACGTGACGTACTGCGATCGCTACTGGGAGTGCATCAACAACCAGCCGGAGCTGTACGATTGTCCCAACGGGTTGGTGTTTGCCGGAAAGCACCGTGGCGTGACCGAGGGATGCGATTACCCGTGGCGATCGAACTACTGCGAGGGCAAGCAGTTAGCAA ACGGTCCCATATCGACGGAGCACTGCGACTGGCTGTACGGTATCTTCGGACACGAGACGTCCTGCACGCGATACTGGACCTGCTGGAATGGTACCGCCACGGAGCAGCTCTGCATCGGTGGACTGCTGTACAACGAGAACGCCCACAGCTGCGACTGGCCGGAGAACGTTGATGGATGCCAAAAGCACC CCCTCTGCAACGATGACGccaacggaaatgtaccgctgGGCAAGTCGTGCAATCGCTACTGGCAGTGCCAGGGTGGTTACCCGCGGCTCCAGCGCTGCCCCGCCATGCTCGTGTTCGACCGCCGCAGTCTCCGCTGCGTCGTGCCACCGACCGAGGATTGCGACGTGCCCACCACCCCGCTGCCCGAGTACGAGCCGGAGCAACCGCAGGGCAAG GGAAATCCGAATGCAATTCACCAATCGTCCGGCACTGGCGGTCTACAGGGCGGCAAGCTGCAGTCCGGAGGACGAAACAAGAACTAA